The nucleotide sequence GTCCTGGGACGATTGCTGCTCAGCGTCGGCATTTTATTTCTTTTCTATGTCGCCTATATGTATTACCGATATTTCTTTACCCATTGGCAGCCTTCGTAATCAAGGGAGGGCCGGTCTTTTTACGCCGTTTTATCGACAATCTCAGGGTTTGCTGCAACCAGAATTTTCAACGGATATCTTATGCGACAAAATGGAAGCAAAGAGGAATTCTTCAGTTCCGAAGACCACGATCTTCTGAGCGCCAATCATTTAGGCGGTTTCGACCTTTTATGGCGGGCTCGGCTGCAGTGGTTTGAGGCGCCCAACTATCGCCGCTCGGGCTGGAGCGGGGCGGCCCGCCATCAATTGCTCGGCGTGGACGGTAAAAAGATTGGAGTTTTCATAAAACGCCAGGAAAATCATCTGCGCCGAACCTGGAGAAACCCGACCGGCGTGCCGACCTTCAGGGTTGAGTGGGAAAACCTGAAGAAACTCACCCATTACGGGATTCCGGTCCCCCTTCCCCTGTATTATGGAGAGCGGGAGTTCGAAGGACGACCTCAGGCGATCCTCATTACCTACGAGCTGACAGGCTTCAGCGCCCTGGATGAATGGCTGCAGGAACATCCCGCCGACCGGAGCCGACGGGCCTTGCTGCCGCCTCTGGCCGACACCATCCGCCGGCTGCACGACCACCGTTTCCGGCACAACTGCCTCTATCCCAAACATATTCTGATTCGCGCTGAAAATGAGGGCGGGCCGTCCACC is from Pseudomonadota bacterium and encodes:
- a CDS encoding inaA protein: MRQNGSKEEFFSSEDHDLLSANHLGGFDLLWRARLQWFEAPNYRRSGWSGAARHQLLGVDGKKIGVFIKRQENHLRRTWRNPTGVPTFRVEWENLKKLTHYGIPVPLPLYYGEREFEGRPQAILITYELTGFSALDEWLQEHPADRSRRALLPPLADTIRRLHDHRFRHNCLYPKHILIRAENEGGPSTPEVRLIDLEKSRRVFSPMGARIRDLDSLLRRCPQWSEHEKNLFLSYYLNAGLEKLDPADLAARLGQYPLVEWIKKRIAVKQS